A section of the Chryseobacterium scophthalmum genome encodes:
- a CDS encoding DUF6443 domain-containing protein, translating into MKKIIVPISTLFIVGLSHAQTLNLSTNQNYVYSKTYLDYNETTASKTAETVQYFDGLGRPKQVVNIKASPLQKDVVTHIEYDAFGRQVKDYLPVPQTFSANGSIFTAPLDYASNPAVYGTEKFYSEKILENSPLDRIQQHIQVGNEWSAKPVKFDYGANIDGEVKKYVATFNYSNFSSSITLSGNYGANQLYKNTVTDEDGNKTIEFKNGQGQTLLVRKMLDDVTKADTYYVYNDYNQLAYVIPPLAVTANTVDETTLNNLCYQYKYDERNRLVEKKLPGKGWEYMVYDKADRLIATQDANLRPASKWLVTKYDKFGRVAYTGIMPLPGQTRAGLQTITNNYVITENRDAQGFTMSGMQIYYTNGLYQQIETILSVNYYDNYPPYTPSFNPTVTNLPLLTDDSSLNVNTKSLPVASYVKNIEDDNWTKNYTWYDTKGRAIGSHSINHLGGYTKTESELDFSGTPKMVITKHKRLDSDTERVITENFIYDHQNRLLTHTHKVDNNSVEYLVQNKYNELSQLEYKKVGGTSSNSPLQQVDYKYNIRGWMTQINNLTDLSGGDLFGYAIKYTNPENTSLATGKFNGNIAEIDWKTSTNPNDNKRRYSYTYDGLNRLQQGIYSEPGSSLINNNNYNEQLTYDLNGNIASLKRFSKPSSGTTAEKIDDLIYNYTGNRLDKITLPAGVVNNSSGYNALQNIFTYDANGNMIKHLDKGIGAITYNFLNLPLMITSGSGKFKNVTNYTYRADGTKLKKIYSFGKVGDFGTISNAQTETDYLDGFQYVLETGGIWCIDCPAPSPALQFVPTPEGYFDFVKNKYIYNYSDHLGNTRLSYFHNGSSIEVLEENNYYPFGLKHEGYNGLAGNSSYQYKYNGKELQETGMYDYGARFYMPDIGRWGVIDPLAEKHPEMTPFRYSFNNPINATDPTGLLEEWIQEGDTFSWDDRVIDQETATKFHEGSKYIGKEATVTSIERSTGNVLDTTSLNSDGSVTQNGKTITGNSIEKRSFSNQAGSTFNPRQTAGSFYGISANFAAIGGFGISAGKVYDSVGDSSWYFSFNGNIGLGMGASADIGAVTPTGDNQFLVADFEGKGASYSYGISTPLIDVGGGAGGSLNPGYNSNSDYFRPSNWGTNDRGYTTSQAAITKGTGWGGGAMWTYGQTWIKK; encoded by the coding sequence ATGAAAAAAATAATCGTCCCAATAAGTACATTGTTTATAGTGGGTCTTTCCCATGCCCAGACATTGAACTTAAGTACCAATCAGAATTATGTCTATTCAAAAACCTATCTCGATTATAATGAAACTACCGCCTCTAAAACAGCAGAAACTGTTCAGTATTTCGATGGTTTAGGAAGACCAAAACAGGTTGTGAATATCAAAGCATCTCCATTACAGAAAGATGTTGTGACACATATTGAATACGATGCTTTCGGAAGGCAGGTAAAAGATTATCTTCCTGTACCCCAGACTTTCTCAGCCAACGGCAGTATCTTTACAGCACCTTTAGATTACGCTTCGAATCCTGCTGTTTATGGCACAGAAAAATTCTATTCGGAGAAAATATTAGAAAACTCCCCTTTAGATAGAATTCAACAACATATTCAAGTAGGAAATGAATGGAGTGCTAAGCCTGTAAAGTTTGATTATGGCGCAAATATAGACGGAGAAGTAAAAAAATATGTAGCTACGTTTAATTATTCAAATTTCTCATCATCAATAACTTTATCAGGAAACTATGGAGCCAATCAATTGTATAAAAATACGGTAACCGATGAAGACGGAAATAAAACCATAGAATTTAAAAACGGACAGGGACAAACCCTCTTGGTAAGAAAAATGCTTGATGATGTTACAAAAGCAGATACTTACTATGTATACAATGATTATAATCAGCTGGCGTATGTAATCCCGCCGTTGGCTGTTACAGCCAACACGGTTGATGAAACGACCTTAAACAATCTTTGCTACCAATACAAATATGATGAGAGAAACAGGCTTGTAGAAAAGAAGCTACCGGGTAAAGGTTGGGAATACATGGTGTATGATAAAGCAGATCGTCTTATAGCAACACAGGATGCTAATTTAAGACCAGCTTCTAAATGGCTCGTTACAAAATATGATAAATTTGGCAGAGTTGCTTATACAGGAATTATGCCTCTTCCTGGTCAAACGCGAGCAGGCTTACAGACGATTACTAATAATTATGTTATTACTGAGAACCGGGATGCACAGGGTTTTACAATGAGCGGAATGCAGATTTATTACACCAACGGTTTGTATCAGCAGATAGAAACCATACTTTCGGTAAATTATTATGATAATTATCCTCCCTATACACCATCATTTAATCCTACAGTAACTAATCTACCATTGTTAACAGATGATTCAAGTTTAAATGTCAATACCAAAAGTTTACCAGTAGCTTCTTATGTTAAAAATATTGAAGATGATAACTGGACAAAAAATTATACTTGGTACGATACCAAAGGAAGAGCCATCGGAAGTCATTCTATTAATCATTTAGGAGGATATACCAAGACGGAATCTGAACTTGATTTTTCGGGAACGCCAAAGATGGTAATTACTAAACATAAAAGGCTAGATAGTGATACCGAAAGAGTAATTACCGAAAACTTTATCTATGACCATCAAAACAGATTATTAACCCATACCCATAAGGTTGATAATAATTCTGTGGAATATCTTGTACAGAATAAATATAATGAATTATCGCAGTTAGAATATAAAAAGGTTGGCGGAACAAGTTCAAACTCGCCATTGCAACAAGTAGATTATAAGTACAATATTCGAGGCTGGATGACGCAGATCAATAATCTTACAGATTTAAGTGGTGGAGACCTTTTCGGATATGCAATAAAATACACCAATCCTGAAAATACAAGTCTTGCAACGGGTAAGTTCAACGGTAATATTGCAGAGATTGACTGGAAAACATCAACAAATCCTAATGATAACAAACGTAGATATTCTTACACGTATGACGGACTGAATAGACTTCAGCAAGGAATTTATTCAGAACCCGGCTCATCACTTATCAACAATAATAACTATAATGAGCAGCTTACCTATGACCTCAACGGAAATATTGCTAGTTTAAAAAGATTTTCAAAACCGTCTTCAGGAACCACTGCTGAGAAAATTGATGATTTGATTTACAATTATACTGGTAACCGTTTAGATAAAATAACGCTTCCTGCAGGTGTTGTCAATAACTCTTCAGGATACAATGCTTTACAAAATATTTTTACCTATGATGCAAATGGAAATATGATTAAGCATTTGGATAAGGGAATAGGAGCGATTACTTATAACTTCTTAAATCTTCCTTTAATGATTACAAGTGGAAGTGGTAAGTTTAAAAATGTGACAAATTATACCTACCGTGCAGATGGTACAAAACTCAAAAAAATATATTCCTTCGGAAAAGTAGGGGATTTTGGAACGATATCAAATGCACAAACAGAAACAGATTACCTTGACGGTTTTCAATATGTCTTGGAAACGGGAGGTATCTGGTGTATTGATTGTCCCGCTCCTTCTCCAGCTTTACAGTTTGTTCCAACTCCAGAAGGATACTTTGATTTTGTAAAAAATAAGTATATTTACAATTACAGCGATCATTTAGGAAATACAAGGTTAAGTTATTTCCATAATGGAAGCAGCATAGAAGTTCTTGAAGAAAATAACTATTATCCTTTTGGTTTGAAGCATGAAGGATATAATGGTTTAGCAGGAAACTCTTCTTATCAGTATAAGTACAATGGTAAAGAACTTCAGGAAACGGGTATGTATGATTACGGCGCAAGATTTTATATGCCGGATATTGGAAGATGGGGTGTAATAGATCCTCTGGCTGAGAAACATCCAGAGATGACGCCATTCAGATATAGCTTTAATAATCCGATAAATGCAACAGATCCTACAGGTTTACTCGAAGAATGGATTCAAGAAGGAGATACATTTTCATGGGATGATCGAGTTATTGATCAAGAAACAGCAACAAAGTTTCATGAAGGATCTAAATACATAGGGAAGGAAGCAACAGTTACTTCTATAGAAAGAAGTACAGGAAATGTATTAGACACAACTTCTCTAAATTCTGATGGAAGTGTTACTCAAAATGGAAAAACAATTACAGGGAATTCTATAGAAAAAAGAAGTTTTTCGAATCAAGCAGGATCTACTTTTAATCCAAGGCAAACTGCAGGTAGTTTTTATGGTATTTCTGCAAATTTTGCTGCCATAGGTGGTTTTGGAATTAGTGCAGGTAAAGTTTATGATAGTGTTGGAGATAGTTCATGGTATTTTTCTTTTAATGGTAATATTGGTCTCGGTATGGGAGCAAGCGCAGATATTGGAGCAGTCACTCCCACTGGAGACAATCAATTCTTAGTTGCTGATTTTGAAGGAAAGGGGGCTTCTTATAGCTATGGAATTAGTACACCATTAATTGATGTAGGAGGAGGAGCAGGAGGATCTCTTAATCCAGGATATAATAGTAATAGTGATTATTTTCGTCCTTCAAATTGGGGTACAAATGATAGAGGATATACGACTAGCCAGGCTGCAATTACCAAAGGCACTGGTTGGGGTGGAGGTGCAATGTGGACATATGGTCAAACATGGATAAAAAAATAA